A window of the Patescibacteria group bacterium genome harbors these coding sequences:
- a CDS encoding DNA repair protein RecO C-terminal domain-containing protein: protein MFSTQAFILDYKDIGEYDRQYFLLTKEAGKIPAICKSVLKPKSKLAGHLEPPNFSWLELVESVRGWQITQALERNSFPGLRKDPVALKSTLKAARFLNDFLLGDDLTEGKSQAFGLAVSDDKTAARVFSLWQDFLNHLEVYAGSDSKTDFELVYSQFILRALDLFGFLPDIFSCSECGKQFDADGALHFQASFFCFACARKKSLSGQVISNQILFLIKQILSSVWFARADSAQEIKILANRFLIQAYNFVL from the coding sequence ATGTTTTCTACTCAAGCTTTTATTTTGGACTATAAGGATATCGGCGAGTATGACCGGCAGTACTTTCTTTTGACTAAAGAAGCAGGCAAAATCCCGGCAATCTGTAAAAGCGTTTTAAAGCCAAAATCAAAATTAGCCGGCCATCTCGAGCCGCCTAATTTTTCCTGGCTGGAGTTGGTTGAATCAGTCCGGGGCTGGCAGATTACTCAAGCGCTGGAGCGAAACTCTTTCCCGGGGCTAAGAAAAGATCCGGTTGCTTTAAAATCAACTTTAAAAGCAGCTAGATTTTTGAATGATTTTTTACTCGGCGACGATTTAACAGAAGGCAAAAGCCAAGCCTTTGGTTTAGCTGTTTCTGATGATAAAACTGCTGCCCGGGTTTTTTCTCTTTGGCAGGATTTTCTTAATCATTTAGAAGTTTATGCCGGTTCAGACAGCAAAACTGATTTTGAGCTTGTTTACTCCCAGTTTATTTTGCGGGCGCTGGACCTTTTTGGCTTCTTGCCTGATATTTTTTCCTGTTCTGAATGCGGTAAGCAATTTGACGCCGACGGCGCCTTGCATTTTCAGGCAAGTTTTTTTTGTTTTGCTTGCGCCAGAAAAAAATCTTTATCCGGTCAGGTCATTTCAAATCAAATCTTGTTTTTAATCAAACAAATTTTAAGTTCAGTTTGGTTTGCCCGGGCAGATTCTGCTCAAGAAATTAAAATTTTAGCTAATCGTTTTTTGATTCAGGCTTATAACTTTGTGTTATAA